From Monomorium pharaonis isolate MP-MQ-018 chromosome 9, ASM1337386v2, whole genome shotgun sequence, the proteins below share one genomic window:
- the LOC105837827 gene encoding protein PELPK1, which yields MSETGEERAVRLYTTAEIMKNARAKETEEQAALRRMQEAQRMARHRAKKKRCLDENLAREISKIAELSKMPVPDSTTIAQMSEMNMNKISAELKQMMERGKVPEHIVQMAQLAEFSKMNSELNKMSQDMKRYEMEKMAEYAKTTEYMKMQEIAKMNEMVKLSEMAKYNDISKINEMAKMNEMLKISSQMAKISEAQRITELAKLNEMVKMTEMAKYSNDITKLTEIAQINEMAKELAKMNEKTKMNEMMKMANMQNDIVKMERSDYPVKMTNEMVKLNELAKMNEITITKLNDPPKVSEISSKISEMPPKMPEISSLPPPRIPEPVITVPNPRNLQNVQTVQVAQASPQSSMINYQPVPGQNNYGKLLLIIEELGRDIRLSYAGSRSAAERLKNGIQQARVAVRDCLHETQHNAQQ from the coding sequence ATGTCAGAGACAGGGGAGGAACGTGCTGTTAGACTGTATACGACTGCGGAGATAATGAAAAACGCCAGAGCCAAAGAGACCGAGGAACAGGCGGCATTGCGGAGGATGCAGGAGGCCCAGCGGATGGCGAGGCATCGCGCCAAAAAGAAGCGCTGCCTAGACGAAAATCTCGCGCGAGAGATTTCCAAGATCGCCGAGCTGTCGAAGATGCCTGTGCCCGACTCCACCACGATAGCCCAGATGTCAGAGATGAATATGAACAAGATATCTGCGGAATTGAAGCAGATGATGGAGAGGGGAAAAGTACCTGAGCATATAGTTCAAATGGCTCAACTGGCGGAATTTAGCAAGATGAATTCCGAGTTGAACAAAATGTCGCAGGACATGAAGAGGTACGAGATGGAAAAGATGGCGGAATACGCTAAGACTACGGAATACATGAAGATGCAGGAGATCGCCAAGATGAACGAGATGGTGAAGCTGTCCGAGATGGCCAAGTATAACGACATTAGCAAGATCAACGAGATGGCCAAGATGAACGAGATGCTGAAGATATCATCGCAGATGGCCAAAATCAGCGAGGCGCAGAGGATAACCGAGCTGGCCAAACTGAACGAAATGGTGAAGATGACAGAGATGGCAAAGTACAGTAACGACATTACGAAACTGACCGAAATCGCGCAGATCAACGAGATGGCGAAGGAGCTCGCTAAGATGAACGAGAAAACGAAGATGAACGAGATGATGAAGATGGCCAACATGCAGAACGACATCGTTAAGATGGAGAGATCGGACTACCCGGTGAAAATGACCAACGAGATGGTGAAGTTGAACGAGCTGGCCAAAATGAACGAGATAACGATCACGAAACTGAACGACCCGCCGAAGGTGTCGGAGATCTCGTCGAAGATCTCGGAGATGCCGCCGAAGATGCCGGAGATCTCGTCGCTGCCACCACCGCGTATCCCCGAACCCGTCATCACCGTGCCAAATCCGAGGAATCTGCAGAACGTGCAGACCGTGCAGGTGGCACAGGCCAGCCCGCAATCCAGCATGATCAACTACCAGCCGGTACCTGGCCAGAATAATTACGGCAAGCTGCTGTTGATCATCGAGGAACTCGGCCGGGACATCCGTCTGTCGTACGCGGGCAGCCGCAGCGCCGCCGAGAGGCTGAAGAACGGCATCCAACAGGCCCGGGTCGCCGTGCGGGACTGCCTGCATGAGACGCAGCACAACGCGCAACAATGA